ATTGTAATCCAAAATCTACATAGAAAGCTTTTTTATAAGAAATTTCCTTGATGGTAGTGTTTCCTTGTACCTCAGATTGAGTTGTATTTCCCAATATATACGAAAGATTTGTTCCTAAAGAGAATTTTCTGCTAATCTTAAAAGCATTGGAAAGATAGATTTTAGACAAACCTCCATTACCCTCAAATAAAGAAGAAATGGTACTTCCATCGGTTCCTTCAACGGGCTGGTCAATTGTTACCGCATAACCCATACTACTTAACGGAGTTATTCCAGCAGCCGCATACCACGAAGGAAGAATACGACAACCCATTCCCAAATTGCGAACATTTCCAGTTAAAGAAGATGTAGATATTCCTCTTGAATAATATTTCTCAAGTGATACATTAGCCCCCGCTTCATAAACAAATTTCGCACTATCCATAGCAGTCAAAGCAGAAGGATTCAATCCATTCAGAAAATTATCAGAACGAAGAGCTATTCCTGCTCCACCCATACCAACATATTTCCCGGCTTCACCCATAGAAATATCTCCTATTCCAAACATAGAGGCAGGAGAGTTTGTGCTGTTTTGTGCAGAAAGAGTCAAAAAAAGTGAGACAAAAAGAAAAAATAACAGTAGTCTTGACGTATTCATAATATAATATATTCAATATTAATTTGTTTTGTAAACCTTATACAGAATGGATAACTTCACCTGGCTTTGAGGATGTTTCATATCGCCAAACACCACACTCTGATAAGATGAATTTATCTTATCTTCAGGTATCACCAATTGCAGATTCTTCTTATTTACACCTATTGTACCCAGACTACTTTGCAAGAAGCTGGTTATATTAAATGAATAATAAGTATTCTCATGCAAATCATTATCAGTAATCAGACTTCCTGTTTGTACAGAGGAACCTAAAACATCTTTAATCTGATCTTCAGTCACATTATTCTCATTCGACTGATAAAGAGCTAAAGAAGACGGTAAAGGATTCAGTACACCATAGGAACCCTTAACAGGATATAAATAAAGCGTGGCCGATTCTATACTAACCATCTGTCCGGCTTCCAATATATTATTCAGGTAAGGAAATTCAATTTTCGTGTAAAGTCCGGTAAGCCCCTGCACATAAGCAACATTTGACATTTTATCCGATGCCAACACTGTTGTTCCTGAATTCAGAAGTTGCAACGGAGTATTACTCCTATCATGATTTACCTTATTATAATTAGGAGTACTGGGAGTAAACTTAACTGTTAAGTCAGTTGCAGATTCGCCCAATTCATGATAATACAAATTAATACATAGGCTGGAATCATTAATTGCAAATCCCATCAAAGACTTGTCACTACTCTCGTCCGGCACAAAAGCTATGCCTTTAAAGTATTTCCTGAAATTATCAGAAGACGTAAAGTCATCCGATCTGGATAACATTTTATTAAACCAGAGTTTTCCTAAATCATCGGACAAGCGGTATTCCAAATGATTCTTCCCATTTGGCTTTGGCTGAATATTAATCGTGGAAAAAGGAGTCGACTGATAAGATACGTTTGAGTTATTATATAAATATCCACTGGTATTCAATTCCAGATTCTCAGTCAGCTCATACAAATGAACTTTCAAAGGAGCAAGAGTATCTCCCACATAATCGCCATTACATTTCATAGAAATAGTGAGGGAATCAAATCTATAACTAAGATTCTCATCAGGTGTAAATGTAGATGGAGAATACTCAACATAAGAAGAACCTGAAATTTTACCCCAGATATCATCTTTATAATATCCAATCTGGGCTACACTCTTATTAGAGGTGTTGATTGAATCAAGTAATACAGTACTCATTCTCACAGTACAAGTATCTGTTTGCACATTTTTCAGATCACTTTCAACCCAATTATTGCCTAAAGTAGATAATTCATCGTGGCAAGAAGTGCATATTAGCAATGTAACCAATGATATAAAAAAAAGTATCTTTTTCATATTTTCTCAAAGTAGTTTTAATGCAAAAGAAACAGCAATACCCTTATAATTAAAATACAATCGACCAATCAGAACATTTTATCTACGTTGCTATTTTTATTCTATTTTAAATGCATATTTCTTAATTAACTTAATTAGTATAACAATCTACCTGATTAGACGATGAATTCCCCCCATTAGTCGATTACTTTTGTGTGAATCTCCTGACAAAACTACTTTTGGACAAAGAAATTAATATCGAATAGTAACATTATGAATGTATTACATTTAAAAAAGATGAAAAAACTATTATTTATAGGTTGTCTCATCGCTGTCACTTTCTCCTCCTGTACTTCAGATAGTTCTTATACTTTAGGTGTATGGGAACAACGTTCAGACTTTGACGGTGTAGCAAGAAGCGAAGCTTCCTCATTTATGATCGATGGAAACGGATATATCTGCTGTGGATATAATGGTAAGAATCGTTTGTATGACCTTTGGAAATACAATGTATCAACCAATAGCTGGACTCAGAGAGCTAGTTTGCCTGAGAGTGCAAAAAGGAATGCAGCAGTAGGTTTTTCCGTCAACGGGAAAGGTTATATAACTACCGGATACAATGGTAATACTTATCTGAAAGATACTTGGGAATATAACCCTTCTACCAATGAGTGGACTCAGAAAGCTGATTT
This genomic interval from uncultured Bacteroides sp. contains the following:
- a CDS encoding DUF4270 family protein is translated as MKKILFFISLVTLLICTSCHDELSTLGNNWVESDLKNVQTDTCTVRMSTVLLDSINTSNKSVAQIGYYKDDIWGKISGSSYVEYSPSTFTPDENLSYRFDSLTISMKCNGDYVGDTLAPLKVHLYELTENLELNTSGYLYNNSNVSYQSTPFSTINIQPKPNGKNHLEYRLSDDLGKLWFNKMLSRSDDFTSSDNFRKYFKGIAFVPDESSDKSLMGFAINDSSLCINLYYHELGESATDLTVKFTPSTPNYNKVNHDRSNTPLQLLNSGTTVLASDKMSNVAYVQGLTGLYTKIEFPYLNNILEAGQMVSIESATLYLYPVKGSYGVLNPLPSSLALYQSNENNVTEDQIKDVLGSSVQTGSLITDNDLHENTYYSFNITSFLQSSLGTIGVNKKNLQLVIPEDKINSSYQSVVFGDMKHPQSQVKLSILYKVYKTN